The Aureispira anguillae genome contains a region encoding:
- a CDS encoding type I restriction-modification system subunit M, translating to MSEEHKKQLEQQLWNIANTLRGKMNADEFRDYILGFIFYKYLSEKMHLYANRLLSEEDITEYTKIEEDSPEGQEYLEAIKVEAVETLGFFLKPSELFHQVAMRGAAQAEDEEATTQSNFILEDLTAILRSIEQSTMGAGSEDDFEQLFEDLDLTSTKLGRTEKDKNTLVAKVLVHLDKIDFKLEDTEADVLGDAYEYLIGQFASGAGKKAGEFYTPQQVSMVLAKIVTTGKTKLKSVYDPTCGSGSLLLRVAKEVKQVSTFYGQEMNRTTYNLARMNMIMHDVHYSKFDIKQEDTLEQPQHLNLRAEAIVANPPFSAKWSANPLHNNDDRFAAYGKLAPKSKADFAFVQHMIHHLDEDGTMAIVLPHGVLFRGAAEGLIRTYLIESCNYLDAVIGLPANIFYGTNIPTCILVFKKNREHKDNILFIDASQGYEKATNQYVLRQEDINKIIETYRNRKIEDKYSYVAPITEIIENDYNLNIPRYVDTFEEEEVVDLSSVSKKIKALNKDIQNSDEIIGAFCKELNLDTPF from the coding sequence ATGTCAGAAGAACACAAAAAACAGTTGGAGCAACAGCTTTGGAACATTGCCAATACCCTAAGAGGCAAAATGAATGCAGATGAATTTAGAGATTATATTTTGGGCTTTATTTTTTACAAGTATTTGTCTGAAAAAATGCATCTGTATGCCAATCGTTTGTTATCTGAAGAAGACATAACAGAATACACAAAAATTGAAGAAGATAGCCCAGAAGGACAAGAATATTTAGAGGCAATCAAAGTGGAAGCGGTAGAAACGTTGGGCTTTTTCTTAAAGCCTAGTGAATTGTTTCACCAAGTCGCCATGCGTGGAGCTGCTCAAGCTGAAGACGAGGAAGCAACCACGCAAAGCAATTTTATATTAGAAGATTTGACCGCTATTTTGCGGAGTATTGAACAGAGCACCATGGGAGCAGGAAGCGAGGACGACTTTGAACAATTGTTTGAAGATTTGGACTTGACTTCTACCAAGCTAGGACGTACCGAAAAGGATAAAAATACCTTAGTTGCTAAGGTGTTGGTGCATTTGGATAAGATTGATTTTAAATTGGAAGATACGGAGGCAGATGTTTTGGGAGATGCTTACGAATATTTAATTGGTCAGTTTGCCAGTGGTGCAGGAAAAAAGGCAGGGGAATTTTACACCCCTCAACAGGTTTCTATGGTTTTGGCTAAGATTGTAACCACGGGCAAAACAAAATTAAAATCGGTTTATGATCCGACCTGTGGCTCTGGGTCTTTGTTGTTGCGAGTGGCTAAGGAAGTGAAACAAGTCTCTACCTTTTATGGGCAAGAAATGAATCGTACGACCTACAATTTGGCTCGTATGAATATGATTATGCACGATGTTCATTATAGTAAATTTGACATCAAACAAGAAGATACCCTCGAGCAGCCCCAACACCTTAATTTAAGAGCGGAGGCAATAGTGGCCAATCCTCCTTTTTCTGCCAAGTGGTCGGCAAATCCTTTGCATAATAATGATGATCGTTTTGCCGCTTATGGAAAGCTAGCGCCTAAGTCCAAGGCAGATTTTGCCTTTGTGCAACACATGATTCATCATTTGGATGAGGACGGTACCATGGCAATTGTTTTGCCACATGGGGTTTTATTTCGTGGTGCTGCGGAGGGTTTGATTCGTACTTATTTGATTGAGTCTTGTAATTACTTGGATGCGGTGATTGGCTTGCCTGCCAATATCTTTTATGGGACAAATATTCCGACTTGTATTCTAGTGTTTAAGAAAAATAGGGAGCATAAGGATAACATCTTATTTATTGATGCCAGCCAGGGGTATGAAAAAGCAACTAATCAATATGTTCTAAGGCAAGAAGATATTAATAAAATTATAGAAACTTATAGAAATCGAAAAATAGAAGATAAGTACAGTTATGTAGCTCCTATAACGGAAATTATAGAGAATGATTATAACCTTAATATTCCTCGCTATGTAGATACGTTTGAAGAGGAAGAGGTAGTAGATTTATCAAGTGTATCAAAAAAAATAAAGGCTCTTAATAAAGATATTCAAAATTCAGATGAAATTATTGGCGCTTTTTGTAAAGAATTAAACCTTGATACTCCATTTTAA
- a CDS encoding type I restriction endonuclease subunit R yields the protein MAHQPEQILEDKLVAQLKSMSYSIAPIRDEASLLSNLKKQLETFNQVQLSETEFKRVLNHLNKGNVFKRAKILRDKVTIARDNGDTLYLSFIDAYDWSKNLFQVTQQVSMEGKYKTRYDVTLLVNGLPLVQIELKRRGLEMKEAFNQINRYQRHSYGASEGLFLYVQIFVISNGINTKYFANNKKQTFKQTFYWADEANKRIHRLEDFTAAFLEPAHLSKMLTQYIVLNEGLKILMVLRPYQYYATEAIIQRVKDSTKNGYIWHTTGSGKTLTSFKASQILTRLPQVHKVIFVVDRKDLDYQTMKEFNNFSKGSVDGTDNTKKLVTQFTDDTQLIVTTIQKLNNAIEKQRYLSQMEGLKNKRLIFIFDECHRSQFGQTHLRIKNFFKNSQLFGFTGTPIFAKNAIKNALGKRTTAELFEKCLHKYIIVDAIKDENVLKFSIEYVGRYREKEGSKNEIDIEVEDIDTKELLESPERLEKIADYILANHARKTHNRQFTAMFCVSSIDTLISYYELFKAKREAGQHDLKVATIFSYGANEKDRDADGFYTYGEVAEPSNAYKTAHHREKLDAFIEDYNQYFNTSYNTKDSKLFYNYYKDISQRVKNGEIDLLLVVNMFLTGFDSPRLNTLFVDKNLKYHGLIQAYSRTNRIIGDKKSQGNIVVFRNLKKATDNAIELFSNKDAKEVIIMQPYENYVEKFNAALEQLKDIAPTVDSVHDLPSEDEELEFVKAFRELMRVKNTMSILADFSFEDLDMGQQEFEDYKSQYLDIYQKTQRQKEKVSILDDVDFALELIHRDDVNVAYILRLLAELQKTKGTERGKKQQTIIDLLSGEIQLRSKKELIEKFILENLPNISNTNDIPTAFEEFWNTERRQAFANLCEAEQLKPNKLQELIDNYMFTGRVPLVDAVVKTMEVRPKLLQFRKTGERVLDKVLDFVERFFRGV from the coding sequence ATGGCACATCAACCCGAACAAATCTTAGAAGATAAGCTGGTAGCCCAACTCAAGAGCATGAGCTACAGCATTGCTCCTATACGAGACGAAGCCAGCCTATTGAGCAACCTCAAAAAGCAGCTAGAAACCTTTAATCAAGTCCAGTTATCCGAGACAGAATTTAAGCGAGTCTTGAACCACTTAAACAAAGGCAATGTCTTTAAACGAGCAAAGATTTTAAGGGATAAAGTGACCATAGCTCGAGACAATGGCGATACCTTGTATTTGAGTTTTATAGATGCTTACGATTGGAGCAAAAACCTGTTTCAAGTCACCCAACAAGTTAGCATGGAGGGAAAATACAAAACCCGTTATGATGTTACCTTGTTGGTGAATGGCTTGCCCCTGGTACAAATAGAGTTGAAACGTAGAGGCTTAGAAATGAAAGAAGCCTTCAATCAAATCAACCGTTATCAACGCCATTCTTATGGCGCATCTGAGGGCTTGTTTTTGTACGTACAAATTTTTGTCATTAGCAATGGAATCAATACAAAATACTTTGCCAACAATAAAAAACAGACCTTTAAACAAACCTTTTATTGGGCAGATGAAGCCAATAAAAGAATCCATCGCTTAGAAGATTTTACGGCCGCTTTTTTGGAGCCAGCCCATTTGTCTAAAATGCTAACCCAATACATTGTCCTAAATGAAGGACTAAAAATATTGATGGTCTTAAGACCTTATCAATACTATGCAACTGAGGCAATTATACAACGAGTAAAAGACAGTACTAAAAATGGTTATATTTGGCATACCACAGGATCAGGCAAAACGTTAACCTCTTTTAAAGCCAGTCAAATTTTAACCCGTTTGCCACAGGTTCACAAAGTTATTTTTGTCGTAGATCGTAAAGATTTGGATTATCAGACGATGAAAGAATTTAACAACTTTTCTAAGGGAAGTGTGGATGGCACAGATAATACCAAAAAGTTAGTTACACAATTCACAGATGATACACAACTGATTGTTACAACCATTCAAAAGCTCAATAATGCCATCGAAAAACAGCGTTATTTGAGCCAAATGGAAGGGCTAAAAAACAAACGTCTGATTTTTATTTTTGATGAATGCCACCGCAGCCAATTTGGGCAAACGCATTTAAGAATAAAAAACTTTTTTAAAAATAGCCAATTGTTTGGCTTTACAGGAACGCCCATCTTTGCTAAAAATGCCATAAAAAACGCTTTAGGCAAACGAACCACCGCAGAACTTTTTGAAAAATGTTTGCATAAATACATCATTGTTGATGCCATAAAAGATGAGAATGTATTAAAATTTAGCATTGAGTATGTTGGTAGATACCGAGAAAAAGAAGGCTCTAAAAATGAAATTGATATAGAAGTTGAGGACATTGATACCAAGGAACTCTTGGAGTCGCCTGAGCGCTTGGAAAAGATTGCGGATTATATCCTAGCTAACCATGCCCGAAAAACACATAACAGGCAGTTTACAGCCATGTTTTGCGTGTCTAGTATAGATACATTGATTAGCTATTATGAGCTATTTAAAGCCAAAAGGGAAGCAGGGCAACACGATTTAAAAGTGGCGACTATTTTTAGTTATGGAGCAAATGAAAAAGACAGAGATGCAGACGGTTTTTATACCTATGGAGAAGTAGCAGAGCCGAGCAATGCCTATAAAACGGCGCATCATAGAGAAAAGTTAGATGCGTTTATAGAAGATTACAATCAATATTTTAATACCTCTTATAATACTAAAGATAGTAAGCTTTTTTACAACTATTACAAAGACATTTCCCAACGAGTAAAAAATGGAGAGATTGATTTATTATTGGTTGTGAATATGTTTCTAACAGGTTTTGACAGCCCAAGGCTCAACACCTTATTTGTAGATAAAAATTTAAAATATCATGGTTTAATACAAGCTTATTCTCGTACAAATAGAATTATAGGCGACAAAAAATCACAAGGTAATATTGTTGTTTTTCGCAATCTGAAAAAAGCGACGGATAATGCAATTGAATTGTTTTCAAATAAGGATGCCAAAGAGGTTATTATAATGCAGCCTTATGAAAACTATGTGGAAAAATTCAATGCAGCTCTGGAGCAGCTTAAGGATATTGCTCCAACGGTTGATTCAGTTCACGACTTACCCAGTGAGGACGAAGAATTGGAATTTGTCAAAGCTTTTCGGGAATTGATGCGAGTCAAAAACACCATGAGCATTTTGGCAGATTTTAGTTTTGAGGACTTGGACATGGGGCAACAAGAGTTTGAAGATTACAAAAGCCAATACTTAGATATTTATCAAAAGACACAACGCCAAAAAGAAAAGGTGTCTATTTTGGATGATGTAGATTTTGCATTGGAGTTGATTCATCGAGATGATGTTAATGTGGCTTATATTCTGCGCTTATTGGCTGAATTGCAAAAAACAAAAGGAACAGAAAGAGGAAAGAAACAGCAAACTATTATTGATTTATTGTCGGGTGAAATTCAACTGCGCAGCAAAAAGGAATTGATCGAAAAATTTATCCTGGAGAATTTGCCTAATATTAGCAATACCAACGACATTCCAACCGCTTTTGAGGAATTTTGGAATACAGAACGCCGCCAAGCATTTGCTAATTTGTGCGAAGCGGAGCAGCTCAAGCCCAATAAATTACAGGAGCTAATTGATAATTATATGTTTACAGGTCGTGTTCCTTTGGTGGATGCAGTGGTCAAAACAATGGAGGTGCGCCCTAAATTGCTACAATTCAGAAAAACGGGAGAGCGTGTTTTGGATAAGGTTTTGGATTTTGTAGAGCGCTTTTTTCGTGGGGTTTAG
- a CDS encoding restriction endonuclease subunit S gives MNTVKQKIKKTKFPLLRFLEFTDSWTSILIEEIINRVSKPVDVEATTLYQQIGIRSHGKGIFYKEHVTGKSLGNKRVFWVQPNMFIVNIVFAWEHAVARTTEKELGMIASHRFPMYEPIKNKVDLDFLMYFFLRKRGKYLLGLASPGGAGRNKTLGQQTFAKLKVNIPTLPEQQKIANFLSSVDKKIEQLRQKVSLLEDYKKGVMQQIFSQQIRFKDDNGEAFVDWEVSSLGKKAIIGKGFTPSTKDSKYWKGTNKWLSIADMRQGKYIFDTKKKITDIAIKGKQVLKEGTLIMSFKLTLGRLGIIQSKMFTNEAICNFKWKDNSISTQYMYYYLSSINVKSFGSQAAKGITLNNASLDSITVKLPVYKEQQKIANFLSSIDDKIQQTQTQLAQTQQFKKGLLQQMFV, from the coding sequence ATGAATACCGTTAAGCAAAAAATAAAGAAAACTAAATTTCCATTATTACGATTTTTAGAATTTACTGATAGTTGGACATCTATTTTAATAGAAGAAATTATAAATAGGGTCTCTAAGCCTGTAGATGTTGAAGCAACAACTCTTTATCAACAAATTGGAATTCGCTCACATGGAAAAGGCATTTTTTATAAGGAACATGTTACAGGAAAATCTTTAGGTAATAAGCGAGTCTTTTGGGTTCAACCTAATATGTTCATTGTTAATATTGTATTTGCTTGGGAACATGCAGTTGCAAGAACAACAGAAAAGGAGTTAGGAATGATTGCTTCACATCGTTTCCCAATGTATGAACCTATAAAAAATAAAGTTGATTTAGATTTTCTTATGTATTTTTTTCTAAGAAAAAGAGGTAAATATCTATTAGGTTTAGCATCTCCTGGAGGAGCGGGTAGGAACAAAACATTAGGTCAGCAAACATTTGCTAAATTAAAAGTAAATATTCCCACGCTCCCAGAACAACAAAAAATAGCCAACTTCCTATCCTCCGTAGACAAAAAAATCGAACAGCTCCGCCAAAAAGTAAGCCTTTTAGAAGACTATAAAAAAGGCGTGATGCAGCAAATTTTTAGCCAACAAATCCGCTTTAAGGATGATAATGGGGAAGCGTTTGTGGATTGGGAGGTTTCTAGTTTAGGTAAAAAAGCAATAATAGGTAAAGGTTTTACTCCATCGACTAAGGATTCTAAGTATTGGAAGGGAACAAATAAATGGCTCTCAATTGCTGATATGAGGCAAGGGAAATATATTTTTGATACTAAAAAAAAGATTACAGATATAGCAATAAAAGGAAAACAAGTGCTAAAAGAAGGAACACTTATTATGAGTTTTAAACTTACTCTAGGTCGATTAGGAATTATTCAATCTAAAATGTTTACAAATGAGGCTATTTGTAATTTTAAATGGAAAGATAATAGCATATCTACCCAGTATATGTATTATTATTTAAGTTCCATAAATGTTAAATCTTTTGGAAGTCAAGCAGCAAAAGGAATAACTTTAAATAATGCTAGTTTAGACTCTATAACAGTCAAGCTACCAGTGTATAAAGAACAACAAAAAATAGCCAATTTCCTAAGCAGCATAGACGATAAAATACAACAAACCCAAACCCAACTAGCCCAAACCCAACAATTCAAAAAAGGCTTATTACAGCAAATGTTTGTATAA